The bacterium DNA window CGCTTTGCTTTGCGTGTAATAAATGGTTCGCAGATTGCGTTCATTGCGATTGCCGACATGACGCGCGTCATTACATTTAAATGTTCGAGGGCATCTTGTAAGGCTAGTGAATTAATCACCGTGGCAAGCATACCCATATAGTCAGCAGAAACTCGGTCCATTCCCTGCGCGCTGGCCTGTAAGCCGCGAAAAATATTTCCCCCGCCAATCACAACTGCAACTTGAATGCCGTCGCGATAAACTTCTGAGATTTCAGAGGCAAGCCGTTTAATTACCTGTGGCTGAATTCCGTAGCCATTGTCACCGGCTAGCGCTTCACCACTTAATTTAAGAAGTATTCGTTTATAAAGCATAGTAAACCTTTAATTGATAAAACGGGCTTACTATAGCGCTTCGTTCGTAGAGAAGAAAGCGAAATTAGCTTAAGTAATTTCGCCTTAATTACTATTGAGCGCTTGATTTCTCGCCCGTAGTTGCCTCGAGTTCCTCTCCAAGCTCAAAACGTATGAAGCGGCGTAGCACAACTTTTTCTCCAACTTTTGCGCTATGCTCATTGAGCATGGAGCCGATTGTGCGTTTGCCTTGCGGATCACGCGCATCAAGTTGCTCGACTAAACAATTTTCTGTGAAAAACTTTTCTAGTCGACCAGTCACAATTTTATCAGCCATTTTTTCTTGTTCTGGCTTAAGTTGACTGCGAAAAATTTCTGACTCCTTGGCAATTACGTTGGCGGGCACTGATTCACGGTCGAGAAAGCGTGGTTTTGCCCAGGCAACGTGCATGGCCACAGCATTAGCAAGTTCTGTGAACTCGGCATTACGTGCTACGAAATCTGTTTCGCAGTTGAGTTCAAGCATTACCCCAACGCGGCCGCCAGTATGCAAATATGTATGCACAGTGCCCTCGCGTGCATCTTTCGTAGCGCGTTTAGAAATATCCTTTAGTCCTTTCTTACGTAGATACTCGATTGCCTTATCGAGGTCGCCGGAGCTTTCTTGGAGTGCCTTTTTACAATCCATCATGCCCGCGTTAGTTTTATCTCTTAATTCACGAACTAGTTGTGCACTAATTTCAGTCATGGTCCCTCTTTTAATTTTAAGTTTGTTGTCTGCTTAGATTTTTATATATTTAATCGCTATTCTTCTCTCGACAAGCTTCACTGCTTAACGAATTTTTACAATCTCTCTTTACAGTCTCGCTTTAATCAACACTGTAGTGCTTACCTGCGTAGCAGGTTCGTTTTCCTTGGTCTTACCTTTCTTTTTCGTAAAAGAAAGGTAAGGAAGAATTTAAGCGACTGGAGTTTTATCTAAACCGGAGTCCGAGTTAACTTCGTCGCTTTTTCCGCGCATGATTTGTGCGCGTTCGCTGTAGATCGAGCGGCCTTCGTTGACGGCATCGCCGACAGCTTGGCAGAACAAGCGAATTGCGCGAGTTGCATCATCGTTTGAAGGGATTGGGTAGTCGATCACGTCAGGGTCACAGTTAGTGTCAACCAGGGCGACTACTGGAATATCCAAGCGATGCGCTTCTTTCACGGCGATTTCTTCACGCTTAGTATCAATCACGAAAACTAGCTTTGGTGGGGCATACATTTCGCGGATACCGCCAAGAGAGAATTCGAGCTTGACGATCTCGCGCTCCATTAAAAGTAGTTCTTTTTTGGTATATTTGCGACGTTCGGTTTCGTCAGCAAGTAGCGCTTCGAGTTTTTTCAAGCGTTCGATACTGTTGCGAATAGTTGAAAAGTTAGTGATCATTCCACCAAGCCAGCGACGTGCGACATAGAAAGCGCCGCAACGCTTAGCTTCTTCGATGATTACATCTTGGGCTTGTTTTTTAGTGCCGACAAAAAGCACTGAACCACCACGACTTGTTGTATCGACGATGACTTTGCGCGCGTATTGCCAACACTGTAATGTCTTGGGCAGATTAATAATATGGATGCCATTCTTTACTGCGTAGAGATATGGAGCCATGCGCGGATTCCAGCGCGAGGTTTGGTGTCCGAAGTGTACACCGGCTTGTAGAAGTGTCTGCAAGCTGACTTCGACTGGAGCGCGATCTGCATCAGCATTGGTTGCGCCGCTATGCATTTCGCCGCGAGCATTTGCGGCTGAGTTTCCTTGGCTCATGCGACTTGCGTCAGCTGAACCTTCAAATATTGTTTGTTCCACGTTCAATTCTCCTCTTGGTTAAGCCACCCTTAAGCCAAAAATACCGATACGGCATAGTTTATGAACGTCTCAGGTTTTCTGGTCTGAACGTATCTTAAACTTGCATCACCAAGAGCTGGCTAAAGGTGCGATATAAAGTGGGGCGATTGATAACTCAAAGGAAGGAGATGATCAACTTTTAGCCCCACTGATATAGGGGGCAAGCCCCCTGAACTGTTTAATTCCAGAGATTCTACCCTATTTTAGTGCCCAAACGCAAGTTTTTATTGATAAAAAACGCGCTGTTAGAAGCAGAGATTATTAGCTAGGATCATTCGATTACGACTATATAATGAGCACAGAAGAAACCCCAAAAACGAAGCCATCCCTTTTTAAGGCCTCAGGTAGTGTCGGATTATCGACGCTATTGAGCCGTGTTCTGGGGCTTTTTAGGGATATGTTAATTGCTAAGACGTTCGGGGCTGGCGCTCAGACTGATGCGTTTTTTGTTGCATTTAGAATTCCCAATTTATTGCGTTCGTTACTTGCGGAAGGTTCGCTTTCGACGGCGTTTATGCCAGTGCTAGCAGAGGAAGAGCGTAAGTCGCACGAGGCAGCCGTGCAAGCTGTGCGGGCGATTTTATCGTTTATGACGATTATTACGATTGTACTTTCAATTATTGGAATGTTTTATGCCAAAGAGCTGACGTTGTTATTTGCACCTGGTTTTGGGGAAGGCACTGCAAAGACGGAGCTAGCTTCATATTTACTACGGATTATGTTTCCGTATCTTGTGCTGGTTACGTTGCTGGCGTTGGCCGGAGGGGTATTAAACGCGCATGGTTCGTTTGCCTTACCAGCGCTTGGACCGGCGATCATGAATCTTGTGATGTTGATCTCAATGCTTTTAATTCCAGGGAATGCTGGGATTGAGGCTTTGGCTTGGTCAGTCTTGTTGGGGGGAGTGATTGCGTTAGCGCCGCAGGTCTATCTAACGTATCGAAAAGGGTTTTCGTTGCGCTGGGCCTCGCCTTTGAGTAATCCGGCAGTGGGCAAAGTCTGCAAGTTAATGTTGCCTGCGGTATTTAGTTCTTCGCTGTATCAAATATTAATTTTCATTAACACCCTACTTGCTTCGCTTTTAATTGAGCGGAGTATTTCCTGGTTATTTTACGCTGACCGTCTATTTCAATTTCCGATTGGCGTTTTTTCTTTAGCGATTGCTACTGCCTTGCTGCCTTCACTTTCACGGCGTGCAGCTGCTGGCGACATACAAGGTTTAGGGGATGAAATTTGCGGGGCTTTGCGTTGGACAGTTTTTATTGCAGCGCCAGCGACTGCAGGTTTAATTATTCTTGGCGAACCGATTATTCGGACGCTTTTTGAGCGGGGTCAGTTTAGTGCATATGATACGACGCAGTCGGCGCGAGCGCTTGTGGCTTATTGCATTGGAATTATTCCTGCAAGTTGTCAGAGTATTTTGATTCGATCATTCTTGGCGCAAAAGCGCGTTGGTGTGGCAACGGCGATCAATTCAGCAAGTGTGGTGGTAAATATTCTGCTGGCCTTGATGCTGCTTGGTCCGGCACAGACTGAAAGCGTAACGCTACTTTCTAAATATTTGGCGAGTTTTGCTGAAGCGTTAAATTTATTACCGCTTGGTCATGTTGGACTTGCGCTGGCTTGGAGTCTGGCGACTTGGTTTGCCTGTATTTTATCGGCGCTAATGCTGCGAAAGGTTGGGGTTAAGCTTAACCTGGCTGAGTTATTGCATTCCTTTTCACGAACTTTTGTGGCGACAAATGCGATGTCTGCGGCTTTAATTACGTTAATGCGGTTGGATGCACCGTCAGTGTTTTTGGTATTTATTGGGATTCCCTTAGGCGCGATAATTTACTGGGCGAGTGGATTAATGCTAAACTCGAGTGAGAGTTTAGCGACGAAAGAAGTTAGTTATGAGTATCTGAGAAAATGGAAAAGAAAAAACTAAATCAAGCGGTAGGTGCGGCGGCGGACATGAGTTTTGCTGAGTTTTCGCGGAGCGTGATTGCGGCGGCGAAAACTGATGCTGAGCGGATTCTCGATGCGGCTGAAGCTGAGGGGGCGCGGCTGATTGAGGCGGGTCAAGTCAAGGTGCAGGCTGATGCTCTGCATGAGCTTGGGAAATTAATTGCGAATTTTAAGGTTTTGGAGAGAAATTTTCTGATTGAGCAAATCAAGCGATTTTCGGAATTAAGTTTGGAGGTAGCGGCGGAAGTAATTGGAGAGGAGTTAGTTACGAATCCAGCTAGTCTAAAGAGTCGGATGGAGAGGGCATATCGGATGTTGCCGAGTGGCAATGTCTCGATTCGGATTGTTGTGGCTGATGAGGATCGAAGTTATGCTGAGGAGTTTGTTACGAGTCTGGGGGGGACGAAATTTCTGAGTGTAGAGACGAGTGCTGCGATGCCGCGGGGCAGTGCTGAATTTCAAATTGGGGGGAGTTCGATTATTCTTTCGATAGCGGATCATTTTTCGAGGATCAAGGCTGAGATTCTCTCCTTATAGCTATCCGATTTGGCACTCTATTTCCTATCCCTATTTGGTATGGGGTCTATTTGGTATGGGGTTACTTTTTTCAAACCACAAAGCAACATAGAGCCAAGAACGGCCGAAAATACTTATGTAAGCAAACTCATACATAAGGAGGCTCGTATGCCTAAAAACCCCAAGTGTTTTTTTAACAATACCGTCATAGAACTCTGCAGTAGCATTCAAGAAGGTCTACCTCTAGCAACAACAGCATATCTTGCTGTAATCATTGAGGGAATTTTAGCAGCCGCAGCTAAGCAGTGTCCAGTAACCATTTGTCACTACATGTTCATGGGAAACCATTTCCATCTCATTGCAATCGTAAATAATCCTGAAGATGTGCCTAGGTTCATGCGGTATATCAAATGTGAACTTAGCCACGCGATTAACCGGCTATTGGGCCGAAGTCAGCGTAACGTCTGGGTTTCTGATTATGACTCAATAGTGATACTTGATTTAAGAAAAGCCCTAGAAAGGATTGCATATCTTTACCTAAATCCTGTCAGCGCAGATTTAGTCGAAAAAGTCTCTGAATATCCGGGAGTCTCGAGTTATCAGGCCTTACTCAAAGGCCAAATGACTAAATCGTGCAAGAATGTTTCAAGAGATGCCATTCTACCGTTACCAGAAGCTGAAATGAGTTTAGCAGCTCAGGCAGACTTTGCCGATTCGCTACTTAAGGGTAAGGGGAAGAAATATTCACTAACCGTATCACCGTGGGCTTTCTTAGCTTGCTTTAAGCGAGCTGATAATACTAGCGTTAAGCACTTCAAGGAAGAACTACTGAAGACCATAAGCGATCGCGAACATGGGCAAAAAATTAGACGCAAGCGGCCGGTCTTAGGGGCGCATGCACTCAAACTTCGAAGCATCAAAACTAGTTATTCATCCAAACGTTCAGGTCTAAAAATGTTTTGTATTTCTTCGAACGCTGAACTTAGAACAGCCTTTATTACTTGGTTCAAAGATCGTGTTGTGTTCGCTCGTGAAGCATTCTTGGCATGGAAATTTGGTAACTTTCAGCTAAGACCTCCTCCAGGCTTTTTTTCGCCAGGTGGGAGTCTCCTAGCAAGCGCACTCCTACCTTTCCAAATCGCATAAGCGGCTTGATGAATCCTTACTGTGAAAAAAAGCTGAACGCTTAGATAGACAGATTTGTCTAAATTTCCTTATTTACTTGGTATTTTTGTAGCTTATCAGTTGCTAGATACTAAAAATCGGGGGAATTGCACGTTCATAAGTGGAAAGTCTGTGCTTCTTCAGGGC harbors:
- a CDS encoding UMP kinase; the encoded protein is MLYKRILLKLSGEALAGDNGYGIQPQVIKRLASEISEVYRDGIQVAVVIGGGNIFRGLQASAQGMDRVSADYMGMLATVINSLALQDALEHLNVMTRVMSAIAMNAICEPFITRKAKRHLEKGRVVIFACGTGNPFFTTDTAAALRAKEIEAQVILKATKVDGIYDSDPVKNPQAKRYDKITFLDALKNQLEVMDATAISLCMEENIPIRVFNLNQVGNIPRVMKDADVGTLVTN
- the tsf gene encoding translation elongation factor Ts, whose product is MTEISAQLVRELRDKTNAGMMDCKKALQESSGDLDKAIEYLRKKGLKDISKRATKDAREGTVHTYLHTGGRVGVMLELNCETDFVARNAEFTELANAVAMHVAWAKPRFLDRESVPANVIAKESEIFRSQLKPEQEKMADKIVTGRLEKFFTENCLVEQLDARDPQGKRTIGSMLNEHSAKVGEKVVLRRFIRFELGEELEATTGEKSSAQ
- the rpsB gene encoding 30S ribosomal protein S2, giving the protein MHSGATNADADRAPVEVSLQTLLQAGVHFGHQTSRWNPRMAPYLYAVKNGIHIINLPKTLQCWQYARKVIVDTTSRGGSVLFVGTKKQAQDVIIEEAKRCGAFYVARRWLGGMITNFSTIRNSIERLKKLEALLADETERRKYTKKELLLMEREIVKLEFSLGGIREMYAPPKLVFVIDTKREEIAVKEAHRLDIPVVALVDTNCDPDVIDYPIPSNDDATRAIRLFCQAVGDAVNEGRSIYSERAQIMRGKSDEVNSDSGLDKTPVA
- the murJ gene encoding murein biosynthesis integral membrane protein MurJ, whose amino-acid sequence is MSTEETPKTKPSLFKASGSVGLSTLLSRVLGLFRDMLIAKTFGAGAQTDAFFVAFRIPNLLRSLLAEGSLSTAFMPVLAEEERKSHEAAVQAVRAILSFMTIITIVLSIIGMFYAKELTLLFAPGFGEGTAKTELASYLLRIMFPYLVLVTLLALAGGVLNAHGSFALPALGPAIMNLVMLISMLLIPGNAGIEALAWSVLLGGVIALAPQVYLTYRKGFSLRWASPLSNPAVGKVCKLMLPAVFSSSLYQILIFINTLLASLLIERSISWLFYADRLFQFPIGVFSLAIATALLPSLSRRAAAGDIQGLGDEICGALRWTVFIAAPATAGLIILGEPIIRTLFERGQFSAYDTTQSARALVAYCIGIIPASCQSILIRSFLAQKRVGVATAINSASVVVNILLALMLLGPAQTESVTLLSKYLASFAEALNLLPLGHVGLALAWSLATWFACILSALMLRKVGVKLNLAELLHSFSRTFVATNAMSAALITLMRLDAPSVFLVFIGIPLGAIIYWASGLMLNSSESLATKEVSYEYLRKWKRKN
- a CDS encoding transposase, whose protein sequence is MPKNPKCFFNNTVIELCSSIQEGLPLATTAYLAVIIEGILAAAAKQCPVTICHYMFMGNHFHLIAIVNNPEDVPRFMRYIKCELSHAINRLLGRSQRNVWVSDYDSIVILDLRKALERIAYLYLNPVSADLVEKVSEYPGVSSYQALLKGQMTKSCKNVSRDAILPLPEAEMSLAAQADFADSLLKGKGKKYSLTVSPWAFLACFKRADNTSVKHFKEELLKTISDREHGQKIRRKRPVLGAHALKLRSIKTSYSSKRSGLKMFCISSNAELRTAFITWFKDRVVFAREAFLAWKFGNFQLRPPPGFFSPGGSLLASALLPFQIA